In Macadamia integrifolia cultivar HAES 741 chromosome 5, SCU_Mint_v3, whole genome shotgun sequence, a single window of DNA contains:
- the LOC122078758 gene encoding nuclear matrix constituent protein 1-like isoform X2 yields the protein MFTPQKKTWSGWSLTPHKNTGGSITNPRNGGGADGSAAKGKGVAFLDGPPPPVGLLSDNGRKNDHVSTGEDTEVWRRFKEAGLLDEASLERKDREAVMEKLSKLENELFEYQYNMGLLLIEKKEWTSKYEELSQALEEARESLKREQTAHLMAMSEVEKREENLMKALGVEKQCVADLEKALREMRAEYAEIKFTSNTKLAEANSLVANIEEKSLEVEAKLHAADAKLAEASRKSSEMERKLQELEARESVLRRERLSLNAEREAHEAAFSKQREDLREWERKLQEGEERLCEGRRILNQREERANENNRALKQKQEDLEEAEKKIEITNLALQKKEEDINVRITNLAVKEEEVDAVKRNLEAKEKDLLALEEKLNARERVEIQKLIDEHNAILDVKKQEFELELDNKRKSLDEELKNKVVEVEQREVELNHTEEKIGKREQQLEKKLEKNKEKEKDLESKWKALKEKEKSFKAEQKDLEKEKKQMLADIENLQTLKANLEKLKAEVEEQQLKLQEEREKLKLTEEEREEHFRLQSELKQEIEKARVQKELLMKEVDDLKQERENFEREWEVLDEKRAEITKGLKEVTEEKEKFERTKHLEEERLNNEKLALQDYIQREKENLALERESFEASKKHEESQISERARSEHDQLLHDYELRKRELEALLQSRQEEMEKDLKEREREFEEKREKELININFLREVAEREMEEMKLERQKIEREQQEIAASKKHLEGHQVEIGKDIDALVLLSGKLKEQRERLAKERDHFLAFVEKHRSCKNCEQVTTEYVLSDLQSLPEVENVDALPLPRLAEDYLKESLRGNLVASERRNVDSTPGATGSGSGSPASGGRMSWLRQCTTRIFKLSPVKKTEQTAAPVSSGKSPLAAVEVIAEGTSKRLIGVEDEPEPSFAVPSERIQSEYSVREEETGPCLSFDEPSYMDSEAQEIPEDSQQSELKGSRRKPGRRRKVGVRRTRSVKAVVEDAKFILGENSKENKNEQQNGNAVDSSCMNDEIRGDSGPADKEATSIGRKRNYSHASRTTLSEQDADNSEVRSDGVTAGRGRKKRQTAAPDMQPPGEKRYNLRRPKRKWNICSFTRVHHLKGTC from the exons ATGTTTACGCCACAGAAGAAGACATGGTCTGGTTGGTCGCTCACGCCGCACAAGAATACTGGTGGGTCGATTACAAACCCTAGAAACGGCGGTGGAGCAGATGGAAGTGCTGCGAAGGGGAAGGGCGTTGCTTTTCTGGATGGGCCACCTCCGCCTGTTGGGTTGTTGAGTGATAATGGTCGGAAGAATGACCACGTCTCTACTGGTGAAGATACGGAGGTCTGGCGGCGCTTCAAAGAAGCTGGGTTGTTGGATGAGGCATCACTGGAAAGGAAGGACAGAGAAGCGGTCATGGAGAAGCTTTCAAAGCTTGAAAACGAG CTTTTTGAATACCAGTATAATATGGGGCTGCTTCTGATTGAAAAGAAGGAATGGACTTCAAAGTATGAAGAACTCAGTCAAGCATTAGAAGAAGCACGGGAGAGCCTCAAAAGGGAACAAACAGCTCACTTGATGGCAATGTCTGAAGTAGAGAAGCGAGAGGAAAATTTAATGAAGGCCTTGGGTGTTGAGAAGCAGTGCGTTGCTGAT CTTGAGAAGGCCTTGCGTGAGATGCGTGCTGAATATGCAGAAATCAAGTTTACATCCAATACAAAGTTGGCTGAGGCCAACTCTTTGGTTGCTAACATTGAAGAGAAATCTTTGGAAGTGGAAGCAAAGCTTCATGCTGCAGATGCCAAGCTAGCTGAGGCAAGTCGAAAGAGTTCAGAGATGGAGAGGAAGTTGCAAGAATTGGAGGCTCGTGAAAGTGTGCTTAGAAGGGAGCGCCTATCCTTGAATGCAGA GCGAGAAGCACATGAGGCTGCTTTCTCTAAACAAAGGGAAGATCTGCGGGAGTGGGAAAGAAAACTACAGGAGGGCGAAGAGAGGCTTTGTGAGGGTAGGAGGATCCTGAAccagagagaggagagggcaAATGAAAATAACAGAGCTTTAAAGCAAAAACAGGAGGATCTTGAAGAGGCAGAGAAAAAGATTGAGATAACTAACTTAGCTCtgcaaaagaaagaggaggataTAAATGTTAGAATCACAAATCTAGCTGTTAAAGAGGAG GAAGTTGATGCTGTGAAAAGGAATCTAGAAGCAAAAGAGAAAGATTTATTAGCACTAGAAGAAAAACTCAATGCCAGAGAAAGA GTGGAGATCCAGAAGCTCATTGACGAGCACAATGCCATACTTGATGTCAAAAAGCAGGAGtttgaattggaattggatAATAAGAGGAAATCCCTTGATGAGGAATTGAAAAACAAGGTTGTTGAAGTGGAGCAGAGGGAAGTTGAACTTAATCATACCGAGGAAAAAATTGGAAAACGGGAACAGCAATTggaaaagaagttggagaagaataaagagaaagaaaaagacctTGAATCAAAATGGAAAGccttgaaggagaaggagaagtcgtTCAAAGCTGAACAGAAGGActtagagaaggagaagaagcaaaTGCTTGCAGACATAGAGAACTTGCAGACTCTCAAGGCCAACCTTGAGAAGTTAAAGGCTGAGGTTGAGGAACAACAATTGAAGTTacaagaagagagggaaaaattgaaattaaccgaagaagagagagaggaacattTCCGCCTGCAGTCAGAATTGAAACAGGAGATCGAGAAGGCAAGAGTTCAGAAGGAGCTACTTATGAAGGAAGTTGATGATCTGAAGCAGGAAAGggagaattttgagagagagtgGGAAGTACTGGATGAGAAGAGGGCTGAAATTACAAAAGGACTAAAAGAGGTCACtgaggagaaggagaaatttGAAAGAACAAAACATTTGGAAGAGGAAAGGTTGAACAATGAAAAGCTAGCTTTGCAGGATTATATtcagagagagaaggaaaatctTGCACTAGAAAGAGAATCGTTTGAAGCTAGCAAGAAGCATGAAGAATCACAGATTTCAGAGAGGGCCCGAAGTGAACATGATCAACTGCTTCATGATTATGAGCTGCGAAAAAGGGAGCTTGAAGCTCTTTTGCAGAGTAGGCAggaagaaatggagaaagatctgaaggaaagagagagggaatttgaagagaagagagagaaagaactgattaatattaattttttaagggAAGTAGCCgaaagagaaatggaagaaatgaaGCTGGAGAGGCAAAAGATTGAGAGGGAGCAGCAGGAAATTGCTGCAAGTAAAAAGCACCTTGAAGGTCACCAAGTTGAAATTGGGAAAGACATTGATGCTCTTGTTCTCCTCAGTGGGAAGCTTAAGGAACAAAGGGAGCGGCTTGCCAAGGAGAGAGATCATTTCTTAGCATTTGTGGAGAAACACAGGAGCTGCAAGAATTGTGAACAAGTTACCACTGAATATGTGCTGTCTGATCTCCAATCCCTTCCAGAGGTGGAGAATGTAGACGCCCTTCCTCTACCAAGATTGGCTGAAGATTATTTGAAGGAGAGTTTGCGGGGCAATCTGGTTGCTTCTGAGAGGAGAAATGTTGACTCAACTCCTGGTGCAAcaggttcaggttcaggttcCCCTGCTTCTGGTGGACGGATGTCTTGGCTTCGGCAATGCACCACGAGGATATTCAAATTGTCCCCTGTTAAAAAGACAGAGCAAACTGCTGCTCCTGTTTCCTCAGGGAAGTCTCCTCTAGCTGCTGTAGAAGTTATTGCAGAAGGAACATCAAAAAGATTAATTGGTGTTGAAGATGAGCCAGAACCATCATTTGCAGTACCAAGTGAGAGAATCCAATCAGAATATAGCGTCAGAGAGGAGGAAACTGGCCCCTGTCTGTCTTTTGATGAGCCAAGTTATATGGACAGTGAGGCACAAGAAATTCCAGAAGATTCCCAGCAATCAGAGCTCAAGGGTAGTCGACGTAAACCTGGCAGGAGACGCAAAGTTGGCGTACGTAGAACTCGCTCTGTGAAAGCAGTTGTTGAGGATGCGAAGTTCATTCTTGGGgaaaattcaaaagagaacaaaaatGAGCAACAAAATGGGAATGCTGTGGACTCATCATGTATGAATGACGAAATTCGTGGAGATTCTGGTCCTGCAGATAAGGAAGCTACTAGTATCGGAAGGAAGCGGAACTATTCCCATGCCTCCAGAACCACGTTGAGTGAGCAGGACGCTGATAACAGCGAAGTGCGTTCTGATGGTGTCACAGCTGGAAGGGGCAGGAAGAAGAGGCAGACTGCTGCGCCAGATATGCAACCTCCTGGTGAAAAACGCTACAACCTCAGGCGACCTAAAAG GAAGTGGAACATCTGCTCATTTACCAGGGTTCACCATCTCAAGGGCACCTGTTGA
- the LOC122078758 gene encoding nuclear matrix constituent protein 1-like isoform X1 produces MFTPQKKTWSGWSLTPHKNTGGSITNPRNGGGADGSAAKGKGVAFLDGPPPPVGLLSDNGRKNDHVSTGEDTEVWRRFKEAGLLDEASLERKDREAVMEKLSKLENELFEYQYNMGLLLIEKKEWTSKYEELSQALEEARESLKREQTAHLMAMSEVEKREENLMKALGVEKQCVADLEKALREMRAEYAEIKFTSNTKLAEANSLVANIEEKSLEVEAKLHAADAKLAEASRKSSEMERKLQELEARESVLRRERLSLNAEREAHEAAFSKQREDLREWERKLQEGEERLCEGRRILNQREERANENNRALKQKQEDLEEAEKKIEITNLALQKKEEDINVRITNLAVKEEEVDAVKRNLEAKEKDLLALEEKLNARERVEIQKLIDEHNAILDVKKQEFELELDNKRKSLDEELKNKVVEVEQREVELNHTEEKIGKREQQLEKKLEKNKEKEKDLESKWKALKEKEKSFKAEQKDLEKEKKQMLADIENLQTLKANLEKLKAEVEEQQLKLQEEREKLKLTEEEREEHFRLQSELKQEIEKARVQKELLMKEVDDLKQERENFEREWEVLDEKRAEITKGLKEVTEEKEKFERTKHLEEERLNNEKLALQDYIQREKENLALERESFEASKKHEESQISERARSEHDQLLHDYELRKRELEALLQSRQEEMEKDLKEREREFEEKREKELININFLREVAEREMEEMKLERQKIEREQQEIAASKKHLEGHQVEIGKDIDALVLLSGKLKEQRERLAKERDHFLAFVEKHRSCKNCEQVTTEYVLSDLQSLPEVENVDALPLPRLAEDYLKESLRGNLVASERRNVDSTPGATGSGSGSPASGGRMSWLRQCTTRIFKLSPVKKTEQTAAPVSSGKSPLAAVEVIAEGTSKRLIGVEDEPEPSFAVPSERIQSEYSVREEETGPCLSFDEPSYMDSEAQEIPEDSQQSELKGSRRKPGRRRKVGVRRTRSVKAVVEDAKFILGENSKENKNEQQNGNAVDSSCMNDEIRGDSGPADKEATSIGRKRNYSHASRTTLSEQDADNSEVRSDGVTAGRGRKKRQTAAPDMQPPGEKRYNLRRPKRAAAAVQALPAPTRGQRAATGDGKFTGEASNTEGDIATAEGAAGENGNHAHLEQVAVKGIVEVHEFSSDRIVRIGTAEENDGNDGVAKSDGNVELSEEVNGTPEGAREYADEDGYGSEAAEVGDEEYGEDGGEDGDDEEPEHPGEVSIGKKLWHFLTT; encoded by the exons ATGTTTACGCCACAGAAGAAGACATGGTCTGGTTGGTCGCTCACGCCGCACAAGAATACTGGTGGGTCGATTACAAACCCTAGAAACGGCGGTGGAGCAGATGGAAGTGCTGCGAAGGGGAAGGGCGTTGCTTTTCTGGATGGGCCACCTCCGCCTGTTGGGTTGTTGAGTGATAATGGTCGGAAGAATGACCACGTCTCTACTGGTGAAGATACGGAGGTCTGGCGGCGCTTCAAAGAAGCTGGGTTGTTGGATGAGGCATCACTGGAAAGGAAGGACAGAGAAGCGGTCATGGAGAAGCTTTCAAAGCTTGAAAACGAG CTTTTTGAATACCAGTATAATATGGGGCTGCTTCTGATTGAAAAGAAGGAATGGACTTCAAAGTATGAAGAACTCAGTCAAGCATTAGAAGAAGCACGGGAGAGCCTCAAAAGGGAACAAACAGCTCACTTGATGGCAATGTCTGAAGTAGAGAAGCGAGAGGAAAATTTAATGAAGGCCTTGGGTGTTGAGAAGCAGTGCGTTGCTGAT CTTGAGAAGGCCTTGCGTGAGATGCGTGCTGAATATGCAGAAATCAAGTTTACATCCAATACAAAGTTGGCTGAGGCCAACTCTTTGGTTGCTAACATTGAAGAGAAATCTTTGGAAGTGGAAGCAAAGCTTCATGCTGCAGATGCCAAGCTAGCTGAGGCAAGTCGAAAGAGTTCAGAGATGGAGAGGAAGTTGCAAGAATTGGAGGCTCGTGAAAGTGTGCTTAGAAGGGAGCGCCTATCCTTGAATGCAGA GCGAGAAGCACATGAGGCTGCTTTCTCTAAACAAAGGGAAGATCTGCGGGAGTGGGAAAGAAAACTACAGGAGGGCGAAGAGAGGCTTTGTGAGGGTAGGAGGATCCTGAAccagagagaggagagggcaAATGAAAATAACAGAGCTTTAAAGCAAAAACAGGAGGATCTTGAAGAGGCAGAGAAAAAGATTGAGATAACTAACTTAGCTCtgcaaaagaaagaggaggataTAAATGTTAGAATCACAAATCTAGCTGTTAAAGAGGAG GAAGTTGATGCTGTGAAAAGGAATCTAGAAGCAAAAGAGAAAGATTTATTAGCACTAGAAGAAAAACTCAATGCCAGAGAAAGA GTGGAGATCCAGAAGCTCATTGACGAGCACAATGCCATACTTGATGTCAAAAAGCAGGAGtttgaattggaattggatAATAAGAGGAAATCCCTTGATGAGGAATTGAAAAACAAGGTTGTTGAAGTGGAGCAGAGGGAAGTTGAACTTAATCATACCGAGGAAAAAATTGGAAAACGGGAACAGCAATTggaaaagaagttggagaagaataaagagaaagaaaaagacctTGAATCAAAATGGAAAGccttgaaggagaaggagaagtcgtTCAAAGCTGAACAGAAGGActtagagaaggagaagaagcaaaTGCTTGCAGACATAGAGAACTTGCAGACTCTCAAGGCCAACCTTGAGAAGTTAAAGGCTGAGGTTGAGGAACAACAATTGAAGTTacaagaagagagggaaaaattgaaattaaccgaagaagagagagaggaacattTCCGCCTGCAGTCAGAATTGAAACAGGAGATCGAGAAGGCAAGAGTTCAGAAGGAGCTACTTATGAAGGAAGTTGATGATCTGAAGCAGGAAAGggagaattttgagagagagtgGGAAGTACTGGATGAGAAGAGGGCTGAAATTACAAAAGGACTAAAAGAGGTCACtgaggagaaggagaaatttGAAAGAACAAAACATTTGGAAGAGGAAAGGTTGAACAATGAAAAGCTAGCTTTGCAGGATTATATtcagagagagaaggaaaatctTGCACTAGAAAGAGAATCGTTTGAAGCTAGCAAGAAGCATGAAGAATCACAGATTTCAGAGAGGGCCCGAAGTGAACATGATCAACTGCTTCATGATTATGAGCTGCGAAAAAGGGAGCTTGAAGCTCTTTTGCAGAGTAGGCAggaagaaatggagaaagatctgaaggaaagagagagggaatttgaagagaagagagagaaagaactgattaatattaattttttaagggAAGTAGCCgaaagagaaatggaagaaatgaaGCTGGAGAGGCAAAAGATTGAGAGGGAGCAGCAGGAAATTGCTGCAAGTAAAAAGCACCTTGAAGGTCACCAAGTTGAAATTGGGAAAGACATTGATGCTCTTGTTCTCCTCAGTGGGAAGCTTAAGGAACAAAGGGAGCGGCTTGCCAAGGAGAGAGATCATTTCTTAGCATTTGTGGAGAAACACAGGAGCTGCAAGAATTGTGAACAAGTTACCACTGAATATGTGCTGTCTGATCTCCAATCCCTTCCAGAGGTGGAGAATGTAGACGCCCTTCCTCTACCAAGATTGGCTGAAGATTATTTGAAGGAGAGTTTGCGGGGCAATCTGGTTGCTTCTGAGAGGAGAAATGTTGACTCAACTCCTGGTGCAAcaggttcaggttcaggttcCCCTGCTTCTGGTGGACGGATGTCTTGGCTTCGGCAATGCACCACGAGGATATTCAAATTGTCCCCTGTTAAAAAGACAGAGCAAACTGCTGCTCCTGTTTCCTCAGGGAAGTCTCCTCTAGCTGCTGTAGAAGTTATTGCAGAAGGAACATCAAAAAGATTAATTGGTGTTGAAGATGAGCCAGAACCATCATTTGCAGTACCAAGTGAGAGAATCCAATCAGAATATAGCGTCAGAGAGGAGGAAACTGGCCCCTGTCTGTCTTTTGATGAGCCAAGTTATATGGACAGTGAGGCACAAGAAATTCCAGAAGATTCCCAGCAATCAGAGCTCAAGGGTAGTCGACGTAAACCTGGCAGGAGACGCAAAGTTGGCGTACGTAGAACTCGCTCTGTGAAAGCAGTTGTTGAGGATGCGAAGTTCATTCTTGGGgaaaattcaaaagagaacaaaaatGAGCAACAAAATGGGAATGCTGTGGACTCATCATGTATGAATGACGAAATTCGTGGAGATTCTGGTCCTGCAGATAAGGAAGCTACTAGTATCGGAAGGAAGCGGAACTATTCCCATGCCTCCAGAACCACGTTGAGTGAGCAGGACGCTGATAACAGCGAAGTGCGTTCTGATGGTGTCACAGCTGGAAGGGGCAGGAAGAAGAGGCAGACTGCTGCGCCAGATATGCAACCTCCTGGTGAAAAACGCTACAACCTCAGGCGACCTAAAAG AGCTGCAGCAGCAGTGCAGGCCTTGCCTGCTCCGACAAGGGGACAGCGAGCAGCAACTGGTGATGGCAAGTTTACTGGAGAAGCTTCTAATACTGAAGGTGATATTGCCACTGCAGAGGGAGCTGCTGGTGAAAATGGAAATCATGCACATCTGGAGCAGGTGGCTGTAAAAGGCATTGTGGAAGTTCATGAGTTCTCATCAGATAGGATTGTTagg ATTGGAACAGCAGAAGAAAATGATGGCAACGATGGTGTGGCGAAGTCTGATGGAAATGTGGAGTTGAGCGAGGAAGTAAATGGAACACCCGAAGGAGCTAGGGAGTATGCTGATGAAGATGGATATGGCAGTGAAGCTGCAGAGGTAGGGGATGAGGAGTATGGGGAAGATGGTGGGGAGGATGGTGATGATGAGGAGCCTGAACATCCTGGTGAGGTTTCAATAGGGAAGAAgctgtggcatttcttgaccaCATGA
- the LOC122078677 gene encoding piriformospora indica-insensitive protein 2-like, with the protein MKRFTINVGALSLLFLLLVLKVSCLGGEEETSVALMEKTEQEALYSAIQGFVGSWWNGSELYPDPCGWTPIQGVSCDFFDSFWYVTGINIGPVHENSLRCTMNVEFSPYLFELKHLRSLSFFNCFVSPRQRPISIPTQNWEKLAEGLESLEFRLNPGLIGQIPAIFGNLTKLQSLVLLENRLSGELPMNLGNLIRLRRLILAGNQLSGRIPDCLGGLTELLIFDSSRNSVSGTLPLTFGGLNSLLKLDLSDNLLEGKLPEELGNLKNLTLLDLSSNKFSGGLTQSLQEMVSLEELVLSNNPIGGDLMDIVWGNLQNLIVLDVSNMGLVGQIPETMAELKRLRFLGLNNNNLSGNISPKFEAMPCLSTLYLNGNNLTGELKFSEWFYGKMRRRFGAWKNPNVCYPLKLMLTGNVPYGVKPCQLEVRIPDTD; encoded by the exons ATGAAGAGGTTCACCATTAACGTTGGagctctttctcttctttttctcctactTGTCTTGAAGGTTTCCTGCTTAGGTGGCGAAGAAGAGACTTCTGTGGCTCTTATGGAGAAAACAGAGCAAGAAGCTCTGTATTCGGCCATACAAGGCTTCGTGGGGAGCTGGTGGAATGGCTCAGAGCTCTATCCTGACCCTTGTGGTTGGACACCAATACAG GGTGTCTCTTGTGATTTCTTTGATAGCTTTTGGTATGTCACTGGCATCAATATTGGACCTGTCCATGAAAACTCTCTCAGATGCACAATGAATGTTGAGTTCAGCCCATACCTGTTTGAGCTCAAGCACCTCAGAAGTCtctctttcttcaattgcttcgTCTCTCCTCGTCAACGCCCAATTTCGATTCCTACTCAGAATTGGGAGAAACTGGCTGAAGGCTTAGAATCGCTAGAATTCCGATTAAACCCAGGTCTCATAGGACAGATTCCAGCGATCTTCGGCAACCTCACCAAGCTTCAATCTCTTGTGCTACTTGAGAATCGATTAAGTGGTGAATTACCGATGAATCTCGGTAATTTGATTCGCCTAAGGAGACTAATCCTCGCTGGAAACCAATTGTCGGGTCGAATTCCTGATTGTTTGGGTGGATTGACTGAGCTGCTAATCTTTGATTCAAGCAGGAATTCTGTGTCTGGTACTTTACCTTTGACATTTGGAGGGTTGAACTCACTCCTAAAGCTTGATTTGAGTGACAATCTTTTGGAAGGAAAGCTTCCAGAGGAGCTTGGGAATCTAAAAAATCTTACTTTGTTGGATCTTAGTAGTAACAAGTTTTCAGGTGGATTGACTCAGTCACTTCAAGAGATGGTCTCCTTAGAAGAGTTGGTGTTATCAAACAACCCAATAGGGGGAGACCTCATGGATATTGTGTGGGGAAATCTGCAGAACTTGATCGTTCTAGACGTCTCTAACATGGGCTTGGTAGGACAGATTCCAGAAACTATGGCAGAGCTCAAGAGATTGAGATTTCTGGGTCTGAACAACAACAATCTTTCAGGAAACATCTCTCCAAAGTTTGAAGCTATGCCTTGTTTGAGTACTCTCTATCTGAATGGAAACAATCTGACAGGAGAACTAAAATTCTCTGAATGGTTTTATGGGAAAATGAGGAGGCGTTTTGGAGCTTGGAAGAACCCAAATGTCTGCTACCCACTTAAGTTGATGTTAACAGGGAATGTTCCTTATGGAGTAAAACCTTGTCAGCTGGAGGTTAGAATACCTGATACTGATTGA